A stretch of Brassica napus cultivar Da-Ae chromosome C6, Da-Ae, whole genome shotgun sequence DNA encodes these proteins:
- the LOC106375827 gene encoding pumilio homolog 9-like, translating to MFEENFMGFDGDFSRGRAWDRRLPPPRDFGGFQQSPDTNPFLKSYDKVDTKSDDVMGLCKKLNGMGISCDMSIWSRPGPIRVDPPDFGSRRTLPEFPDGGASRVRGDYSPPQAFLRNTTSSHGVSPADLSFLGLQDSFYPNGLREMMALKNQRDALLEHMNRPIKRSSPCLGNDAFHSSLMFERNRVSRDIDGAGAYYPHDSLRAVSLGGGRNRASLLRQGSYGKMRSDLPLDLASMVNIYGSVNLMGKDQIGCRFLQKLVDEGLFVDALFLEIISHVVELSMDPFGNYLVQKLLDACDEEQRTMMVSVLTSRPTELLKICLNNYGTRVVQKMIETVKTKQQIGMVKSGLKPGFLSLVKDLNGNHVIQTCLTTLGPSDTKFVLEAATKYCAEIATHRHGCCVLQCCVSNSVGEQRERLVNEISRNSLHLSQDPFGNYVVQYLIEQKVSASKLLIQFRMHYAELATQKFSSHVMEKCLRIYPEARAEIVRELLSVPNFEHLLHDPFGNYVILTALSVTKGPVRASLVEKVHRYGKLKFSPYCKKIFSKTILKS from the exons ATGTTTGAAGAAAACTTTATGGGTTTCGATGGAGATTTTAGCAGAGGACGAGCTTGGGATCGTCGCCTTCCTCCTCCTCGTGACTTTGGTGGGTTTCAACAGAGTCCCGACACAAACCCATTTCTCAAGAGTTACGACAAGGTGGACACGAAGAGCGATGATGTGATGGGTTTGTGTAAAAAGCTCAACGGAATGGGTATCTCTTGCGACATGAGTATTTGGAGCAGACCCGGACCGATACGGGTCGACCCGCCTGATTTTGGGTCTCGAAGAACTCTCCCTGAGTTTCCGGATGGAGGAGCTTCACGGGTTCGTGGCGATTACTCTCCTCCCCAAGCTTTTCTGCGAAACACCACCTCCTCTCATGGAGTCTCTCCGGCAGATCTTAGTTTCCTTGGCCTTCAAGACTCCTTTTACCCTAACGGACTGAGAGAGATGATGGCTCTTAAGAACCAAAGAGACGCTCTCTTGGAACATATGAACCGACCCATCAAGCGTTCATCTCCTTGTCTTGGAAACGATGCGTTTCATAGTTCGTTGATGTTTGAGAGAAATAGGGTTTCTCGCGACATTGATGGTGCTGGAGCTTACTATCCACATGATAGTCTCAGAGCCGTCTCTCTTGGAGGAGGAAGAAACAGGGCTTCTCTGTTACGCCAAGGCTCATATGGGAAGATGAGAAGTGATTTGCCTCTGGATCTTGCCTCCATGGTTAACATCTACGGATCTGTCAACTTGATGGGCAAAGATCAGATCGGTTGTCGTTTTCTCCAGAAGCTGGTCGATGAAGGACTGTTTGTTGACGCTCTATTCCTCGAAATCATCAGCCACGTGGTTGAACTTTCCATGGATCCTTTCGGGAATTACTTGGTTCAGAAGCTCTTAGACGCCTGCGATGAGGAACAGAGAACGATGATGGTGAGTGTTTTGACCTCAAGACCAACGGAGCTTCTCAAAATCTGTCTCAACAATTATGG GACACGGGTTGTTCAGAAGATGATCGAAACTGTGAAAACAAAACAGCAGATTGGGATGGTGAAGTCAGGTCTCAAACCAGGGTTTCTCTCCCTTGTTAAAGATTTAAATGGGAACCATGTGATTCAAACTTGCTTGACTACTCTAGGTCCTAGCGACACAAAG TTTGTTTTGGAAGCTGCTACCAAGTACTGCGCTGAGATAGCAACTCATCGCCACGGATGCTGTGTGCTTCAATGCTGCGTCTCAAACTCTGTTGGAGAGCAACGTGAGAGGCTCGTCAATGAGATATCCAGGAACTCACTTCACCTTTCTCAGGATCCTTTTGG GAACTATGTAGTGCAGTATCTAATAGAGCAAAAAGTATCTGCATCGAAGTTACTGATTCAGTTTAGAATGCATTACGCGGAGCTAGCGACTCAGAAATTCAGTAGCCATGTGATGGAGAAATGCCTTAGGATATATCCAGAGGCTAGAGCTGAGATTGTCCGTGAGCTTCTCTCTGTTCCAAACTTTGAACATCTCCTGCATGACCCTTTTGGAAACTACGTTATTCTAACTGCTCTCTCAGTAACCAAG GGTCCTGTTCGTGCGAGCTTGGTAGAGAAAGTGCATAGGTATGGGAAACTGAAGTTTAGTCCTTATTGCAAGAAGATATTCTCCAAGACCATCTTGAAGAGCTGA
- the LOC106375786 gene encoding uncharacterized protein LOC106375786, with product MNLLEKDSIHRFVKKVLEASRLNWTNIMARCNEETSLLNEFSHGDHNKGKLLLVLDYTDESLQEIYRRDIIKFWPFLRVIINLPSSSFREDLIHETLRRFDWGLLCCDTPRTLDQIIETDVVKPSYLWSDFGGEAEGGSSQVQIASEKVKKARNA from the coding sequence ATGAATCTTCTAGAGAAGGACTCAATTCACAGGTTTGTGAAGAAAGTTCTTGAAGCTTCAAGACTGAACTGGACTAATATCATGGCAAGATGCAACGAAGAAACATCACTACTTAACGAATTCTCACACGGCGATCACAACAAGGGTAAGCTTCTTCTGGTTCTTGATTACACGGACGAGAGTCTCCAAGAGATTTACCGTCGAGACATCATCAAGTTTTGGCCTTTCTTGAGAGTTATCATCAATCTACCATCTTCTTCCTTTAGAGAAGACCTGATTCACGAGACGCTGAGACGTTTCGACTGGGGTTTACTCTGCTGTGACACTCCAAGAACGTTGGATCAGATCATTGAGACTGATGTGGTAAAGCCATCATATCTTTGGTCGGATTTTGGTGGTGAAGCTGAAGGTGGAAGTAGCCAGGTGCAGATAGCATCGGAGAAGGTGAAGAAAGCACGCAATGCATAG